The following DNA comes from Acidobacteriota bacterium.
CGGCGTGAATCGAGCAAGCAGCCGCTCGAGCATTTCCGCCAAGGTGGGCGGGTCGAAATAGGTGGGCGTGCCGCCTCCGAGATGCAACTGGGAGAACCGGCGGCGGTCCGGGAGGCGCTCGGCCACCATCTCGACCTCCCTCAGGAGCAGTTCGAGATAGGGGAGGGCCTTTTCCTTGTGCGGCGTGATGATCACGTGGCAGCCGCAAAACAGACAGCGGTGCCGGCAGAAGGGAAGGTGGACGTACAGCGACAACGGCTCGCCGGCGGCACGGTTCGCCTCGGCGAGACGGCGCTCGTACTCGTCCGCCCCCACGCCCTCGTGGAACTCGACAGCCGTCGGGTAGCTGGTGTAGCGGGGTCCCGGGCGATCGTATTTCGCGAGCAGGGCGGCGGTCACCTCGCGCGCTGTCGGCCGCCCCGCGCTCCGCTCCGATCGGTTCTCGCGGTTCATCGAGCCTCCTCGCCCGCGGCCGCCGCTGCGTGCTCCGCGTGCACCGTCTCGACCAGAGCCTCCACGCTCTCCAGCGGGGCGTCGGGCGTGATCCCGTGACCGAGGTTGACGATGTGACCCCGTGCCGGAACCTCCCTCAAGAGGCGCTCGGTGGCGCGCCGGGTCGCCTCCGGCCCGGCGAGCAGGACGGCCGGGTCCAGGTTTCCCTGCACCGGCCGTTCCGGACCGAGCTTCCGGCGGAGTTCGGCGAGGTCGGTCATCCAGTCGACAGCGAGCGCCTCGCACGGCAGGGCGGAGCACGGCTCCACCAGGTGCGGCGCCTGATGGAGGAACAGGATCCGCGGGACGCCGGCCCGGCCGAGCGCCTCGAGCAGGGCCCGCAGCCGAGGCTCCACCAGTTCCCTCCACGTGCGCGGCGGCAGGATCCCCGCCCAAGAGTCGAAGATCTGGACCGCGTCCGCCCCCGCGGCAGCCTGCGCGATGGCGTACTCCGCCGCCAGCTCGGCGAGCACGTCGAGCAGCTCCCCCAGGGCCGCGGGATCGGCCGCCGCCATGGCGCGGAGCCGCGGGAACCCGCGCCGCCCCCGTCCCTCCACGAGATAGGCGGCGAGCGAGAGGGGGGCGCCGGCGAAGCCGAGCAGGGCGGCACGGCCCCCGAGCTCCTGCTTGACGATGCGCAAAGCCGCCTGGACTTCCGGAGCGATCTCTTCCCGCGGAGGAACGCGCAGCGAACGGATCCGCGCCCGATCCCGCACGGGCTCGGCGATCACCGGACCGGGATCGAACCGGAACGAAACGCCCAGCGCGGCCAGCGGGCTCATCAGGTCGGCGAAGATGATGGCCGCATCGAATCCGAACCGTTCGATCGGCATCATCGTCACCTTCGCCGCCAGTTCGGCGTCGGCGACCAGTTCCTCGAAGGTGTACCGGGCCCGGAGTTCTCGATACTCAGGCAGGTAGCGTCCGGCCTGGCGCATGACCCAGACGGGCCGGCGCGGTGTCGGCTCGCTCCTCAGGGCTCTCATCAGCAGGTCATTCGTCATCGCGTCCCTCCGGCTCGCGCGTGAAGCGGTATCCGACGCCGCGCACCGTGTGGAAATGGACCGGGTTTTCGGGATCCCGTTCGAACCGTTTCCGGAGCCGGACGATGAAGTTGTCGATCGTCCGCGTGGAGGGGAACAGGTCGTATCCCCAGACCTTCTCGAGGATTTCCTCGCGGGAGACGACCTCGCCCTCCTTTTCGGCGAGAGCCTTGAGGATCATCGCCTCCTTTTGGGTCAGCGTCTGCTCGCGGCCGTCCCACGAGCGCCCCTTGAAAGAACGGAAATCGAAGGTGTTGCCGCCGAAAGCGAGCGTCGCCCCGCTGCTGGGCATGGCCTCGTACCAGCTCCGGCGCCGGATGATGGCCCTCACCCGCAGCAGCAGCTCCTTCAGATGGAACGGTTTCGGGAGATAGTCGTCGCCGCCCGCCTCGAGCCCGCGGATGCGGTCGTCGACGCTTCCCTTGGCGGTCAGGAACAGGATCGGGCAGTCCCTCTCCGCGGCGCGGGCGCGCTCGCAGATGGTGAATCCATCGATCCCCGGGAGCATGACGTCGAGCAGGACGAGATCCCACGGCTCGGAGAGGATCCGCTGCAGTCCCTCGCGCCCGTCGTGGGCGACCTCCGCCGCGTAGCCCTCCGCGGCCAGGTTCTCGCGGATTCCCTCCGCGAGGTGGACCTCGTCTTCGATCACCAGGATCCGTGCCGTCGGCCGGCTCACGATTCCCTCCCCGGCGGCAGTGGCCAGCGGACCGTGAAGGACGCCCCCTTCCCGGGACCGGCGCTGCGGGCCTGGATCGTTCCGCCGCCGATCTCGATGAAGCGCCGAACGAGGTACAGGCCGAGCCCCGAGCCGCGCGTGTGCCGCCTCAGCTCGTCGCCCGGCCGGTAGAACTTGTCGAAGATCCGCCCCAGCTCGTCCGCGGGTATGCCGATCCCGGTGTCGGCGACCTCGAGCTCCGCCGCGCCGGAGCGGGCGGTCGCGCGAAGCCGGACCCTCCCGCCGCCGGCTGCGGCGGTCGCCTTGACCGCGTTGTCGGTGAGATTCCGAACGACGGTCCGGGCCGCCGCCGGGTCGACCCACGCCTCGACGTCCGCTTCGATTTCGCTCACCAGCTCCACTCCCTGGGCCGCGGCGGTCCGCGCCAGCTCGTCCAGCACGGCCTCCGCCGTGCGCCGCAACGAAACCCGCTGCGGCTCGTACGGGATCCGGCCTTCCTCGATCCGCGTCGTGTCGAGGACGTTCGTCACCATCGTCTCCAGCCGCTGGAGTTCGTCCAACATGCGCTCCACGATCGCCCGGCGCTGCTCGGCGGGCGGATCGCGCATCGCGAGGGTCTCGGCCGAGAGCCGGAGGCTCGCGATCGGGCTCTTCAGCTCGTGCGAGACGGCGGCGAGAAAGTTCTCCTGCCGCCGCTTCAAGCGGAACTCCTCGCGCAGGGCGCGGCCGAGGACGCTCATTCCGGCGAAGAGCACGAGCAGGAAGAATCCCGCCTCCCACCCGTAGCGGTTCAGCCGGCGCCAGCGGTCGCGCCGGAGCCGCTCGCGGAGCGCCCGCGAGATCCGCGCCCGGGGAGCGGACCGCTCCACGTCCAGGTTCGGAAACAACTCGGCCACCTGGTCCGCGGGGTAGCCGAGCTGGAGCATGACGTGCGCCGCCTGTGCCTGCTGGGAGAGAAGCTGCTCGTCGAATTCGGCGACGCGGCGGGTGTAGCGCGCCTCGTCCAGTACCCACCAGAGCACCTGGGCGCAGCAGACGACCAGCAACGCCAGGAATCCCACCTGGAGAATCCGCACGTTGCGCCGCCGCGCCCGCATGCCGCCTCCCTCAGCCGGCGCTCGCCGCGGCGGCCAGCGCCCCGGGAAGGGCACCGGCCAACTTCTCCAGGTGGTGCCGATCGTGGGCGAGCGACAGGAAACCGACCTCGTAGGCGGAAGGGGCGAGCTGGATGCCTTGCTCCAGGAGGGCGTGGAAGAGGGCCCGGTAGCGGGCGGCCGCCTCGGGGGCGATCGCCTCGGCCGATCGCGGCGGATCCCCCTCCTGCAAACAAAGCCAGAAGATCGAGCCCACCCGCACGAGCCGGGCGGGCACCGGCGCGGCGGCGAGCACGGGCGCCAGCGCTTCGTCGAGAAGCCGTCCGAGTTCCTCCAGGCGCTCCCAGCCGCGCTCGCGCTCGAGAACCCGGAGTGTGGCCAGTCCCGCCGCCATCGCCACCGGATTTCCCGACAACGTGCCCGCTTGGTAGACGTCCCCCTCGGGCGCCAGGCGCGCCATGATCTCCCGGCGGCCGCCGAAGGCGCCCACCGGAAGGCCGCCGCCGATCACCTTGCCGAACGTGGCGAGGTCGGGGGTCACGCCCGTGCGCTCGGCCGCGCCACCCGGTCCGACGCGGAAGCCGCTGATGACCTCGTCGAAGATGAGCAGGGCTCCCGCCCGCTCCGTCTCCTCGCGCAACGCGCGGAGAAAGTCGGCGCGCTGCACCAGAAGGCCGTTGTTCGCCGGAATCGGCTCGACGATGACGGCTGCCACGTGCTCCCCCTCATCGCGCATCAGCGCGCGGAACCGCTCCTCGTCGTCGAGCGGGAGCACGCGGGTGAGGCGGGCGAAGGGCTCGGGGACACCGGCGGAGGATGGCGTGCCGAACGTGGCGAGGCCCGAGCCGGCGGAGACGAGCAGGTGGTCGGCGTGCCCGTGGTAGCAGCCGGAGAATTTCACCACCGGGTCCCGGCCGGTGAAGCCGCGCGCGAGGCGGATGGCGCTCATGGTGGCCTCGGTCCCGGAGGAGACGAAGCGCACCTGCTCGAGGCCCGGGTAGAGCCGCACGACGGTCTCCGCCAGCTCCACCTCGGCGCGGCACGGGGCGCCGAACGTCGTTCCCTCGCCGGCCGCGCGGCGCACCGCGTCGACCACCTCGGGATGGGCGTGGCCGAGGATCAGTGGTCCCCACGAGCCGACGAAATCGACGAAACGCCGCCCGTCCTCGTCCTCGACCTCCGCCCCCGCGCCCCGCCTGATGAAGGGGGGGATACCGCCGACGGCCCGGAAGGCCCGGACCGGTGAGTCGACACCGCCCGGTATCACCCGCCGGGCGCGGTCGAACAGGTTACGGCTGTTCGGTCCGGCACTCACAGCCAACCCCCAGCGAGTGCGTCCCGCGCGTGGTAGGTGATGATCACATCGGCGCCGGCGCGTGCGATCGCCAGGAGGTTCTCCCGCACGATCGCAGCCTCGTCGAGCCAACCGCGGGCCGCCGCGGCCTTCACCTGAGAGTACTCCCCGGACACGTTGTACGCGGCGAGCGGGAGGGTCGAGACCTCTCGGACGCGGCGGATGACGTCGAGATAGGCCAGGGCCGGTTTGACCATCAGCATGTCCGCGCCCTCCTCCTCGTCGAGCGCCGCTTCGCGCAGCGCTTCCCGCGCGTTCCTCGGGTCCATCTGGTACCCGCGGCGGTCGCCCTTGCCGGGCGCCGAGTCCGCGGCGTCGCGGAACGGCCCGTAGTAGGCGGAGGCGTACTTGACGGCGTAGGAGAGGATCCCCACGTTCGTGAAGCCGTTCGAGTCGAGAGCGTCCCGGATGGCGGCGACCCGGCCGTCCATCATGTCGGAGGGGGCCACCACGTCCGCGCCGGCCTCGGCGTGGGCGAGCGCCATCCGCGCGAGAGGCGCCAGGGTGGCGTCGTTGTCCACGTCGCCTCCCGACAGCACGCCGCAGTGCCCGTGGTCGGTGTAGGCGCACAGGCAGACGTCGGTGATGACCGTCAAATCGGCGCCGAACCGCTTCTTGAGCGCAGCGACGGCGCGCGGGACCGCGCCCTCGGGATCGGCGGCGTGATCGCCCGTCGGCGACTTCGC
Coding sequences within:
- the hemB gene encoding porphobilinogen synthase produces the protein MTELKVSGLETTTPGRSRPRRLRRSAALRDLCAETRLFADRLVMPHFVLPADRGAEEIPSMPGIERYGLDDLLARVAKDLELGIRTVLLFGIARPGAKSPTGDHAADPEGAVPRAVAALKKRFGADLTVITDVCLCAYTDHGHCGVLSGGDVDNDATLAPLARMALAHAEAGADVVAPSDMMDGRVAAIRDALDSNGFTNVGILSYAVKYASAYYGPFRDAADSAPGKGDRRGYQMDPRNAREALREAALDEEEGADMLMVKPALAYLDVIRRVREVSTLPLAAYNVSGEYSQVKAAAARGWLDEAAIVRENLLAIARAGADVIITYHARDALAGGWL
- a CDS encoding DNA-binding response regulator, whose product is MSRPTARILVIEDEVHLAEGIRENLAAEGYAAEVAHDGREGLQRILSEPWDLVLLDVMLPGIDGFTICERARAAERDCPILFLTAKGSVDDRIRGLEAGGDDYLPKPFHLKELLLRVRAIIRRRSWYEAMPSSGATLAFGGNTFDFRSFKGRSWDGREQTLTQKEAMILKALAEKEGEVVSREEILEKVWGYDLFPSTRTIDNFIVRLRKRFERDPENPVHFHTVRGVGYRFTREPEGRDDE
- a CDS encoding sensor histidine kinase, with translation MPFPGRWPPRRAPAEGGGMRARRRNVRILQVGFLALLVVCCAQVLWWVLDEARYTRRVAEFDEQLLSQQAQAAHVMLQLGYPADQVAELFPNLDVERSAPRARISRALRERLRRDRWRRLNRYGWEAGFFLLVLFAGMSVLGRALREEFRLKRRQENFLAAVSHELKSPIASLRLSAETLAMRDPPAEQRRAIVERMLDELQRLETMVTNVLDTTRIEEGRIPYEPQRVSLRRTAEAVLDELARTAAAQGVELVSEIEADVEAWVDPAAARTVVRNLTDNAVKATAAAGGGRVRLRATARSGAAELEVADTGIGIPADELGRIFDKFYRPGDELRRHTRGSGLGLYLVRRFIEIGGGTIQARSAGPGKGASFTVRWPLPPGRES
- the hemE gene encoding uroporphyrinogen decarboxylase, coding for MTNDLLMRALRSEPTPRRPVWVMRQAGRYLPEYRELRARYTFEELVADAELAAKVTMMPIERFGFDAAIIFADLMSPLAALGVSFRFDPGPVIAEPVRDRARIRSLRVPPREEIAPEVQAALRIVKQELGGRAALLGFAGAPLSLAAYLVEGRGRRGFPRLRAMAAADPAALGELLDVLAELAAEYAIAQAAAGADAVQIFDSWAGILPPRTWRELVEPRLRALLEALGRAGVPRILFLHQAPHLVEPCSALPCEALAVDWMTDLAELRRKLGPERPVQGNLDPAVLLAGPEATRRATERLLREVPARGHIVNLGHGITPDAPLESVEALVETVHAEHAAAAAGEEAR
- a CDS encoding glutamate-1-semialdehyde 2,1-aminomutase; the protein is MFDRARRVIPGGVDSPVRAFRAVGGIPPFIRRGAGAEVEDEDGRRFVDFVGSWGPLILGHAHPEVVDAVRRAAGEGTTFGAPCRAEVELAETVVRLYPGLEQVRFVSSGTEATMSAIRLARGFTGRDPVVKFSGCYHGHADHLLVSAGSGLATFGTPSSAGVPEPFARLTRVLPLDDEERFRALMRDEGEHVAAVIVEPIPANNGLLVQRADFLRALREETERAGALLIFDEVISGFRVGPGGAAERTGVTPDLATFGKVIGGGLPVGAFGGRREIMARLAPEGDVYQAGTLSGNPVAMAAGLATLRVLERERGWERLEELGRLLDEALAPVLAAAPVPARLVRVGSIFWLCLQEGDPPRSAEAIAPEAAARYRALFHALLEQGIQLAPSAYEVGFLSLAHDRHHLEKLAGALPGALAAAASAG